The Euleptes europaea isolate rEulEur1 chromosome 7, rEulEur1.hap1, whole genome shotgun sequence genomic sequence agcccaaggtcacccagctggcttcatgtagaggagtggggaaaccaacctggttcaccagattagcctccgccactcatgtggaggagtggggaatcaaacccggttttccagattagagtccatcgctccaaaccaccgctcttaaccactacaccattccgggttgtttccctgcggtcaccctgccgactgtttctgggcttccttttaattatgtgtgccttttctgcccgtcagaggtcgcctcgctcgaTGCTGAGCAAAATGCGCAGAGAAAGCAAGGCAATCTCTGACGGGGTGGGAAAGGCACGCataaggaagccctgaagcagtcggcgggggtgactgtgtgtgtgggggaatgtccttgcataaaaggcccttaTCTCCCTGCTTGTGAAAAGCTTCTTCAACTGCCTATTTCCATGCATTTAGCCTCTATTAatggggcaggacatttttttaaacacacactctGTCAGCATCTCTACCTGATCATCTAGCTCTGCTGGTTCCTTTGGCAGGTGGCTGCTTCCTCCCACTAGCCAGCAGTCTTTGCACTTCATGCTGACCGGGTAGGCAGCAGCCTTGGTGTCGAGACAGGCAGGGAGGCCACCTATGTAGTCTGCCACCCCATCTAGGAatgggacatagggttgccaactctgggttggtaaattcctggaggtttggtggAGAAGCTAGGGTTCTGAACccccaggtgttggctggagatctcccactattacaactgatctccaggaatttcctcggAAATCACAAGCCTATTGCTTGCCTAGacctcttttaaaaagaagagcaagcatggtgtagtggttaagagcggtggtttggagtggtggactcagatctggagaaccgggtttgattccccactcctccacatgagcggcggaggctaatctggtgaactggatttgtttcccccactcctccacacgaagccagctgagtgaccttgggcaagtcacagctctctcagccccacctacctcacagggtgtctgttgtggggaggggaaggggaggtgattgtaagccggtttgagtctcccttaagtggtagagaaagtcggcatataaaaaccaactcttcttcttctaaactgcaCATATCCAATAAAGTTTCTCAAGAAAGGATTCTGAAATATGTCCTAGGACACCAACTCTTTTCACGTAGAGCACTGGCTAGTACCATCAgtgctcaagatcacccagagtAAATTAAAAGGGTGTCCTAAATCACACACACAGTAATGCCAGGAAAGGGAATATTAGTGAGCAGGCTATTTTTCAGGAATACGGGTCCACCATGACTAATCTTTTCATTGCCTTCAAGGAAAGTCAGGGCTCCCTGGGCCATGGCCTGCTCTTAAGGAAACCAACAGTGTGTCTTTTGGCTTTGGTTTGGCTTTTAACCCAAAGTTGGAACAGACATGGAAGATGTAGAGGGAGGGAGGTGCGGGTCGAGAAGCCAACCAAAGGAAAGGCCAAGATGTGACGATGGACTCTCCAAAGGTGTTGGAGCTCTAGAAGAAgaccttctcctccccctcctctggtGGCTTCTAGTTCTCCTCACACTTTCCTCTGAACATCCTGTTCCTTCTCTTCTCCGTGCCTGTCATCTCAGTTACTACAGGGGAGCGGTGGGTGCCCTCTTGGTTTTCGACATCACCAAGCACCAGACATACGACGTGGTGGAGCGCTGGCTGAAGGAGCTGTACGACCACGCCGAGGCCACCATAGTCGTAATGCTGGTCGGCAACAAGACAGACCTGGCCCAAGCCCGGGAGGTTCCGACAGAGGAGGCCAAAATGTATGCAGGTAGGGTCTGGCCTTCCGGAAGCtctctgcttcagagggtggctcCTAAGAATTTGTTCCCTCCTGTCTTTGCGCGTGTGGGTCAGGATATGAATCTCTGGCTACTTTCACAAGGAAGTTGTCAAGATTTGCCTCTGAATAACTTTTTTTCCCTCTTGAACCTGTgtggtagggtggccagcctccaggtactagctggagatctcctgctattgcaactgatctccagccgatagagatcagttcacctggagaaaatggccgctttggcgattggactctgtggcattgaagtccctccccgccccaacccctgtcctcctcaggctttggtggcgaagagggacccagcaaccctaatgTGTAGACACGATGCACACAAACACAACAACATGGAATTCAGGCAACGTACTGGGTAACCACGACAATCCAAATGCCGTGGTTACAGTGGCCAGCAGCAGGAAGCGCATGAGGATGCAGAGCCCCCCACTGGAGCTGGAGGGGGAATAGTAgcttgcggggcggggggggatgCAATTTCCTTCCCTCATGAGCCTTGTGGGTCTTGTACATATCTAATAGCCAAAGGCTCTTCTCCATGTGGAGGTAGACAAATCTGCAAAATGGAGCCAGCTTCGGCTACAACATAGGGTTCTTCACACTTGGGGAGATAAGAAAGCAAATGAGGAGGGGATAGGGAACCTCAAGCGGGCCGAGATAAGCCCCAGTGGCatagtggggcggggggagatgggATGACGcaagcttgggttgccaggtcctccttctcctccggcgggaggccgTTTGGTTGAAAGCGCGTGCGCCGACGCATGCGTGCATCACTTCCGGCTTAGAACctgaagtgccgccttgcgaggggccttatacctctgagtggtaaagcggccctttaccactcaaactaagaggtataagccccctcgcgaggcggcacttccagtaaaccggaagtgacgcgggcGTGCACGTTTGCTCGCCAActctcaggtggttggcgggcagagaggcaaattgccgggggtctgcccgccaccagcgggcacctggcaacccacaAGCTGAAGAGTGAAAGTGCATGGAGGGAGGCAAGGTAAAGATGGGGGGGTAGTagtagggatgggggggggaatgggatttCCTCTTTGACACCAGTCCTTACAGACCCCCTCTTGTATGTATAGGTGTTAACCTCACAAGGATGGTCTTGTGAGGTTTCCTTGTTGGCTGCCAAGACAgcacagcagcaatggggcttccacatcatgggtttcccctcattttccctgccccaattCTCCATGGTGGCCAAACCCCCCCTCATTCCtgttgtggcactttaaaaaaaaacctggcaattGACATAGTGTTACAGCATTATAACAAGCTATCTACTACCTGCAGTGCATTGCCAACTTGTTGTTAAAAAAAGTAACCCTCTAACCCCTTTTTTTCAGAGATATAAGAGGAAATGCATCTCTCTACAACAAAAAGGGCTggaaacttactttaaaaaagaaagctaggaattcagaggaacAAATATAGGTCGTTATAACACTATAATGATATGTCGATTGCCAATTGCACCAATGTGGGCAGGActgggaagatccagactttTTATGACTGCCTGTTTCTCCTAAAGTCAAATACACTAGATACTCGACTTGTGCCAGGTCACGGATGCGCGACCCATCTCGCAGTCAGATGTACTGGTATATggggggaactcaccttaaacaGCACTCCTTCAATCGGCGCtgtgagggaagagaaagagctCCTGATTTACCTCCTACCCTGCTTTCACCAGTAGAAATGGCGAAGTAGAGGGATTTTCATCCCCAGGAAGCGCATGTAGAGCCGGAGAAATGGGTAAAAAAAGCCCACCCCATTACTGTTTCCACTGGCGAAAGCAGGttgggagggaaactggaagaacctttctcccctcccctcagtgCTTCCTCACAGCACCAAGTTAGCAAGCGGTCTAAACAATATGTATTTAAACGGTCTGCTatgcattttaactctgttttttaaactcttttaaaagttgttttaattatatatgtttgggaggggggttgattttaatggttttgtaatgtgattttatcatgtatgcttTAAATTGTCAGCTGCCTcagtggcccttgtaagggcagaaaggcgggatatacacattctaaatgaataaataataaagtgtgtgtcccccccccacccgatgtACATCTGACTGTGAGTTGGATCACACACCCGTGATGCGGTACGTGTCAGACAGATTGTGTATTTTGGTTGTCGGTAGAGATCAGGTAGCGTTTCACTGTCCCTCTTCTCACAGACAACAATGGCCTGCTCTTTGTGGAAACGTCGGCGTTGGACTCTACAAATGTGGAACTGGCTTTTGAAACTGTTTTGAAAGGTATGTCGGCTGGTGGTGCGGCCAAACCGTCTCATTCAGAGAACACACAATGCTGCTTCCTCAGGGAaagctagggatgccaatctccaggtggggactggcgatcacctggaattacaactgatctccaggatgcAGATGtgagttccccgggagaaaacagctgctttgcagaGTGGTCTCCCCCACACAACTGCACATGACAGAGGAAGTTCAGTAGTGGTAGTCAGGACTGTCTACCATTTCTGATCCTCACACAGAGGAAATCCTGAAAAGCTTCAGAGGAACCGCAGGGCTTTATTCTACCCAAAGCTGTAATATTTCAGTTGCCCCCAACTCTAGGGTTAAATCTAGGCTGCCAAGTATGCATACTATTCAATAAGTTTGTTAATGATGCAAATCAAGCACGTTAATTGCTGGGTTGTCTACCATTTGCTTTGTGTCTGCTACTAGCAGTTGCTAGACATTGGGGAAGGATCGAGGCAAGCATCCCCCCCTCCTAGCTTTTGAAAACAAAGTTGGGAAGCCAACAAGGGTTGCCCAACAGTctaggaaaaaaatgtcctgctctTTTActagaggcttaatgtatggaagtgagccagcatggcatagtagttaagGTGTCAACTAGGACCTGGTAAACTGAGGTTATAATCCCAACTCGctgcatggaagcttactgggtaaccttgggccagtcgcacactctcagctaCAGTTGCtgggtgcctctttgccaccggcgggaagtttttggggtggagtctgaggaggggagagacttcaatgtcatagagtccaatggcccaagcagccattttctccaggtgaactgatatcgactggagatcagttgtaataccagaagaataggtagtacctggaggttggcaaccccactctcagccctgactctggctagtatttgggtgggagacctccaaggaataccaaggtcatgatgcggaggcaggcaatgacaaaccccaacctctcttgccttgaaaactctatggggccgccataagtaagctgtgacctgacggccaaaaaaatgtatggaaattggcagttgaagcttttcaaggcatggaggtaaatagcatccgattaagcctctattaaagggaatttggggttggatccagctagcttttttatgcaatctcacccaattctctTCGTTATTTCAGCCTCCACCCCACATGGATTTTGTCCATATAGGCCCcaagatccccagcatagcctttttgagcAATCAAAGGGaatccctctttcctttttcatcagcagaaaagctgagtTGATCCAACCCTTTTTTCTCCAAGCTGTTGGCACCTTAGACACCTCTAGCTAATGTCTTAGAAAGGCACTGGGTGACGTGTCTAGAATCTGGACAAGAACCAGATAACTGTCCCATATGGCAACTCTACGTGGACAAGAGTTTCAAAACTGGTGGTCTACGGAAGTGAGATTCATAAAAATGCTACTTATCCAAATCTCTTGAGTGGAGATGAGAACTATGaatcagaaaaaataataatacatttccCCATGCTTCCTAGACATTTTCAACAAAGTGcagaaacagaagcagaaaagCCCACTAGACAACAAAGTTGTGCTCTCTGCTGAAAACCCCAACGGTGTGTCTGCTTCACCCACGGAAGGGAAGCGTGCATGCTGCCTGAACCTGTGAATGAGCCGGAAGCATGCATGGAGCATCAGCCAGGTTGTCAAGACAATGGGAAGTGTGCGCATGTGTTCCCACTCAAATGCTGGATAATTTGCTGTTGAGATATGTAGTCTGTCTCCAGTCTCTGCAACTGATTGGTAACTTATGAAACTTGGAACTGGCCGTCCCTATCAAAATAGAGAGACCATGTGGTGTCTTGAAGGAACAAAGCAATTTACGTCACCAAGGGCCATGAAAAATTTGCTCGGTCTCTGTAGTGGTATATATTTTTATCTCCCCACCTCTCCGGCTGGTCTTCCAGATCTTATCAAGCTATAGTACCCTGTACATAACAgctggcacaatgcaggaaaaattATTTTGCATCGGGATGGAACTTAGCTATGACTAGAGTAATTCCCAGCAACTTCAGTGAGATTTACACCTTTATCCTAACCAGATTGACCTGGAAGTTTGCTGCACTAAATTCACTGGATCTTTTCTGGTAGTAACTTAAACACTTAAAACAAAATGCTGATGGCTATTAACCTTGAGAACTACAGTGGTGTATTGgatagtgtcagactagaatcctgggagacctgggtttgaatcctggCTTCTaccattgaagcttgctgggaaaCCTTGGGTCCCattacaaactctcagcctggcctacctcacaaggttactGTGAGAATGTGGAgaggggagaacagtgttcttagcctctttgagtcccaactgaggagaaaagcgggatataaagaaataaatgcaaataaaatgcaGGCATTATTTTATAGCAAAGTCAGCTTTGGGAAGGGAAAAGGCCTTTCTTTATTTTTGGCTTACATGGAGCTGGGTTTTTTATGCAAAAGATAATTCAGAGTTGGGATTTGGCACCTGTAGTTGTAAGCAGCGTGGTCCATCCCTCCCTTTCAGGGGTTTTTcctcctgcatgtgtgaattaGTTGCTGGATTTGTCAAATCTCTGTAACCAAAACCTTGTGTAATGAAAAATAATTCCTCCGAATACAAGCCATCCAGAAGACACGAACACACCTGTGTGGGAATGGAAAACCGCCAGTATGTgtacatttaaatatatatgtaaatatacatagaacatattttgtaaataaattgtgCTGGAGTCTattctttttaatgtattttttaaattattatgctGTATCTCATTTGAAAAGGCAAAGCCAGGAAGGGAGGGTTGATTGGTTAGAGAAGTCTACTCCAGATCTAAGAGTTAAGGGCTTGTTTTGAGGATATTTAGGGTTCCTGTCGCACATTTCAAGCATTCAAAGCATTTGTTTGTTAGATTTCTAGGCTGCCCTTCCTGAACAGGTCAGGCTCGGAGCGGCTTACAACCATATAAAACAGTCTCAGAGTCAGTCCATAAAAACAATTTCTATACCCTCACTAAAATCCTGCCCCCTTCAAACCCTAGCAGCAACAAATTACaaattaataataacaatagcaACATACAATAAAGGCGGGAAAAGaaaaaggcaggaaggaggggaagaggaggggagaccagccagatggaaaactgtcactgtcctcaaccatatgcctggtggaacagctcagttttacaggccctgcagaactccttcaagtccagcagggcCTGGATCTCACTGGgcatagcattccaccaggccggggccagagccgaGAAGGCCCTGGCAGAGAACAGATGGATGCtttttggggcagggatcacCAGAAGATTTTCACCAGCCGAACAAAGTGCTCTTTGTGGGGTGTATCAGGAGAAATACACGATTATTGGGAGAAATACATTTTTTCAGGgagcacaacaaccctgcgaggtaggccactATTATTAGCGGGAGGGAAATTACAAGAGAGAGAACAGCAACTTGCCTAAGGCTATTGCTAGAGGATAGGGCTCATGTGACATAACAGACAGGTAATTATTTCCCACGGCATCAGGTAGAGTGTCTTCCTTCCCTTTTACCTGGACTGAACCAGGAACTGCCAGCATGCAAACCTCCTCAAGAACATATGAATCTATCTTATAtcaagtcaaaccattggtccatctggcTCTGGTATTGTCTGCTCTGGTTGGCTgtagggtcttgggcagagaatATCAAGATACCAAATGCTAAACTCTTGCACTTTTTTCTTCCAAAAGAAGTGTCCGTAATTGAGAATGgcgtaggaaaaaaataaaacaaaacaaagggtgACATTTGGCAAAACCAATTGAAGTGCACAGAAATTGCATGAGatcctcccattcatttcaagctTTAATGAGCGCTTGCATCCGGTAGTAGGAGTGCCATTTAATTTTTAACCTGGAATTACAGGTGTCTACAACTCATACAGATCTCAAAGAGCTTCATTTTTTTTCAGTCACTCTGTGCTGAATGAAAgagccgtggctcaatggtagagcacctgctttgcatgcagaaggtcccaagttcaattcccaacAACTCCACTTGAAGGATCTCACATAGCAGGTGTGGGGAAAGACCTTTTTAACACAGCTGTCCTGAAAATCTGTCAGTGAGGCTGACAGAGGTGGGAGGGTTTGCTCACAAGTTTACATGCTCAAGCTTGGCTTTTGGTGAGTCTCCACAAGGTGCAGGTTGAATAATTCAGGAAATGGGAATAAGGAAGCAAGAATACAACTTTTTGTACTTTTGCTGGCTGAATGTGATCAACAGGaccaggtggtggtggaaaatgctgtcaagtcgcagccaacctagggttttcaaggcaagagccgaacagaggtggtttttgccattgcctgcttctgtgtagcaaccttgaacttccttggtggtctcccatccaagtactaatcaaagctgaccctgcttaacttctgagatctgacaagatcaggctagtctgggccaaccaggtcaaggCCCAGGGCAGGTATCtcaccctgaattccttggaggaagagtggaatacaaatctaataaatgaATGGAATGGAATAAATAGggtcactggtcatttatgcttgggaggttttgccttggatttgcccctctctagatgtcccatgccctgacctggatggcccaggctagcctgttcttgtcagatctcagaagctaagcagggtcggccctggttgctacttgaatgggagaccaccaaggaataccagggttgttatgcagaggaaggc encodes the following:
- the RAB25 gene encoding ras-related protein Rab-25, producing MGTSEEDYNFVFKVVLIGESGVGKTNLLSRFTRNEFNHDSRTTIGVEFSTRTIMVGDALVKAQIWDTAGLERYRAITSAYYRGAVGALLVFDITKHQTYDVVERWLKELYDHAEATIVVMLVGNKTDLAQAREVPTEEAKMYADNNGLLFVETSALDSTNVELAFETVLKDIFNKVQKQKQKSPLDNKVVLSAENPNGVSASPTEGKRACCLNL